From one Marmota flaviventris isolate mMarFla1 chromosome 1, mMarFla1.hap1, whole genome shotgun sequence genomic stretch:
- the Tas2r16 gene encoding taste receptor type 2 member 16 encodes MILIQLTIFFIIIYVLESLTTIAQSSFMVAVLGRKWMQVKRLSSVEMILISLGICHFCLQWTSVLNNFGSYFNYNYTFWNIAIIWEFTNILTFWLTSLLAAFYCVKIASFTHPIFLWLRWRILRLVPWLLLGTLILSCVAFIPSVIRNQKQMQLITMKHLSGNSTWTERFHLFEQYFFKAETIGVLLVPFLLFLASMVLVMASLIRHREQMQQHNSGHCNSSTQAHRTALKSLATFFIVFTSYFLILVIQFVSTVSGNGSLYWLWEAIIYALISIHSTSLMLSSPTLKRVLKMKCLGPEAT; translated from the coding sequence ATGATACTCATCCAACTGACtatcttcttcatcatcatctatGTGCTTGAGTCCTTGACCACAATTGCACAAAGCAGCTTCATGGTTGCAGTGCTGGGCAGAAAGTGGATGCAGGTCAAAAGATTGTCATCAGTGGAAATGATCCTCATCAGCCTGGGCATCTGCCATTTCTGTCTGCAGTGGACATCAGTGTTGAACAATTTTGGCTCCTATTTTAACTATAATTACACATTTTGGAACATAGCAATCATCTGGGAGTTCACTAATATTCTTACATTCTGGTTAACCAGCTTGCTTGCTGCCTTCTACTGTGTCAAGATCGCTTCCTTCACCCATCCAATCTTCCTCTGGCTGAGGTGGAGAATTTTGAGATTGGTTCCCTGGTTGTTGCTGGGTACTCTGATACTTTCCTGTGTAGCATTCATCCCTTCAGTTATTAGGAATCAAAAACAGATGCAATTAATCACCATGAAGCATTTATCCGGAAACAGCACTTGGACTGAGAGATTTCACCTGTTTGAGCAGTATTTTTTCAAAGCTGAAACAATTGGTGTGCTGCTTGTTCCCTTCCTCCTGTTCCTGGCCTCAATGGTCTTAGTTATGGCCTCACTGATCCGGCACAGGGAGCAGATGCAACAACATAACTCTGGCCACTGCAACTCGAGCACGCAAGCTCACCGTACTGCCCTGAAGTCTCTTGCTACATTCTTCATAGTATTCACCTCTTATTTTCTGATCTTAGTAATCCAATTTGTAAGTACAGTATCTGGTAATGGATCTTTGTACTGGCTCTGGGAAGCCATCATCTATGCTCTAATTTCTATTCATTCTACTTCACTGATGCTGAGCAGCCCTACATTGAAAAGGGTCCTAAAGATGAAGTGCTTGGGCCCAGAGGCTACCTGA